In the Candidatus Dormiibacterota bacterium genome, CATCCCCGCCATGTTCTTCGTCGCCCTGCCGGAGCTCGGCGCCCTGAATGTCATGCGTTTGACGAACCCGAGCAGCGCGGTGCTGTCGGCCGTCATCTTCAACGCGCTGATCATTGTGGCGTTGATTCCACTCGCCCTTCGCGGCGTGCGCTACCGGCCGATCGGCGCCGCGGCGTTGCTGCGACGGAACCTCCTGCTCTGGGGCGTCGGCGGCATCATCGCCCCCTTCGTCGGCATCAAGTTGATCGACATCATCATCACCACGGTGCATCTCGCATGACCGGTTCCGAATCGATCGTTCGCTCGCTCCCGTCCGAGCTGCTGCGGGCGGCTCGCCTCACGCTGGTGGTCGCGGTCGTCACCGGATTGATCTATCCGTTCGTCATCACGGGCGTCGCCCAGCTCGTCTTTCACGACCAGGCCAACGGCAGCCTGATCGTCAAGAACGGCCAGCTGGTCGGCTCGAAATTGATCGGGCAGAACTTCACCGACCCGAAATACTTCTTTGGCCGGCCGTCGGCCACCGCCAACATCAGCGATGCGACCAAGTCGGACCCATACAACACGCAGAACTCGGCCGGCAGCAACCTGGCCCCATCGAACAAGGTGCTCATCGATCGGGTCAGCAAGGCCGTCGGCCAGATCCGCAAGGAGAATGATCTCCCCACCGGCTCCCTGGTCCCGGTCGACCTCGTCACCACCGATTTCAGCGGCTTCGACCCTGACATCACCGAGGCCGGCGCGCTCACCCAGGTCAACCACGTCGCGACTGCACGCAACCTTGACGCGGCAAAGGTGCGCGCGCTGGTCGAAAAGTACGTACAGGGTCGTTCGTTCGGGGTCTTCGGCGAGCCGCACGTCAACGTGCTCGCACTCAACATGGCCCTCGACAACGGCGAAGCCGGTTAAATCACGACCTAACATGGCTCTATGGAGGAGCCGCCGGTTGACGTTGCTCCGAACGCGGCGACGCTTGTGCCCGCAGCGCGGACGCGCGGCCGTCTCAAGGTCTACCTGGGCGCGACGCCCGGGGCCGGCAAAACGTTCGCCATGCTCAAGGAGGGCCGGGAGCGAAGGCAGCGTGGCGAGGATGTCGTCATCGCCTACGTCGAGACCTATGGTCGTGTCCGCACCGAGGAGCTTCTCGCCGGTTTCGAGCTGATCCCGCGCAAAAAGATCGCCTATCGCGGAACCGTGCTCGAGGAGATGGACCTCGACGCGGTGCTCCTGCGGCGTCCAAAGATCGCCCTGGTCGATGAGCTCGCCCATAGCAATGCGCCCGGCTCCGCCAACGAGAAGCGGTGGCAGGATGTGGAGCAGCTGCGTGACGCCGGCATCGACGTCATCTCCACGCTGAACGTCCAGCACGTCGAAAGCGTCAACGACGTGGTCGAGAAGATCACCGGAATCGTGCAGCGGGAGACATTGCCCGACCGCGTACTCGATCTGGCAGACGAGATCCAGTTCATCGACATTTCGCCCGAGGCGCTCCGTAAACGGATGCGGCACGGCAACATCTACAAGCCGGACAAGGTGGAAACGGCGCTAGCGAACTTTTTCAGGCCGGGCAACCTCGCCGCGCTGAGGGAGATCGCCTTGCGGCTGGTCGCCCAGTCGATGGCCACCTCGCGAGGCGTCCTGGCGCCGGACGAGGACGTGCTGGTGGCCATCGCCGGTTCCGCCGGCTCCGAGCCTCTGATCCGGCGCGCGGTCCGTGTGGCACGCCGCCTCGGCGGGCTCTGCATGGTTGTAACGGTGGGCTCGGCAGGGCGCGTCAACATGGAACGCTATCAGCGCCTCGCGGCCCAGCTCGGTTGTTCCTTCGTCTCGCTGGGTGGACCGGACGTCGCGAAGGGGATCATCGAGGCCGCCCAGCTAGCCAACGTCCGTCACCTCTTCATGGGTCAGTCCCGCCGGCGCGGCTTCTGGTATCGGTGGGGCAAGACCCTGGCCGATCAGATTATCGATTCGCTCCCCGACATCGACCTGCACGTGATCGCACCTGAGCACGAGGCGCCGCCACCCGACGCCGAGCAGCAGCGCACCTCGCTCCAGGCCCTGCTTCGGGCGGAGCAACGCGTCGGCCGCCGGGGTGCGGACGTCCGAGTCTATCTCGCTTATGCGGATGGCTCCGGCACGACCACGGCCATGCTCGACGAGGCACGCCGGCGCCGCTCGCGGGGCACCGACGTCGTCGTCGCCGCCATCAACCCCCGCGTCGCGGCGGCGGACCTGGCCAGCCTCGAAATGCTTGGCGGACCGGACGCCCCCGCTGCGCACGACCGCCTCGACGTCGAGGCGCTGCTGAGCCGCAATCCTGAGGTGGCGGTCATCGATGAGCTCAACGGCCTCGATACGGAAGGACGCCTTCGGGCCGAGTCGCTGTCCAGGCTGGTCGAAGCCGGCATCACGGTGCTGGGCACGCTCCACTTGCTCGACCTGGCCAGCGTGCGCGAGAGCTACGCGCCGCTCCTCAAGGAACGCGCTCCAGGGTCGGCGCTCGCGGACGACGTCTTGACGAGAATCGACGAGCTGGAGATCGTTGACGTCACGCCGGCCGTCTTGCTCGAACGCCTTCGCCGCGGTGAAATCATGAGCCCGGCGGAGGCGGCGCGCGCGCTGCAGGCCGAGTTCCGCCCACAGATCCTGTCGGCGCTGCGCGAGATGGCGTTCCGTCTGATCGCCGACCACACCGACCGGCGTCTCGTCGCGTACATGCACGAGCGGAAGATCGAAGCGCCGTGGGAGGCGCGCCCGCGCCTGGTCGCCTGCGTCCCACCTCGTCCGGGGATGGACGCGCGCATCCGGCGGATGGCGACCTTTGCCGCACGCGTGGCTGCGCAACTCACCGTGGTCAGCGTTCGTCCGCCGAACCTTTCGGAGGAGGAGCGTCGCTGGCTCGGCGAGTACGCGGCCCTCGTCCATCGCGAGGGCGGTGAGTTCGTGAGTCTCTACGGACGAAATGTGGCGGCGACGCTCGCGGACTACTTGCGCAAGACGCTGAACACCGAGGTCGTCCTTGGACGCCGCACTCGCCGCTGGCGGCCGTGGGATACGACCTCTGCCCTGATCCGGCAGCTCGAGGATGTCGACGTGCATATCCTCCGGCGGGAGGAACCTCCTCCCGCGGCAAAACCGGCTACGGCTCCGGGAGCGTAAAGCGGAACGTTGTCTCGCCCGGCTGGCCGTCTTCGAGCGCGATGTTGCCGGCATGGGCCTCCACCAGCCCGCGAGTGATCGCCAACCCCAGCCCGGTGCCGTCGCCGGTGCTGGACGGACCTTTCACGAAACGGTTGAACAGCCGTTCGCGCATCGCGGCCGGCACGCCGGGACCGCGATCGATCACCCGGATCGTGATTTGACCGGGGGCTTCCTGGGCGACCTGGACCGCGATCGGCGTGCCGGCCGGCGCGAAACGATTCGCATTATCGAGCAGGTTGTCGAAAATTTGTCCAAGGCTGTCCCAGTCCGCGAGCACGCTGACGCCGGCCTGCTTTGGGTCCCATTCCACCGTCCGATCGGGTGCCGCTCGTTTGAGCCGCTCCGCTGCCGCGGCCACCGCATCACCGACCTGGACTGGCTCCAGCGTCAGGTGTAGGGCGCCGCTTTCGATCCGCGCGAGGCTGAGCATGTCGGCCAGCAGCCGGTTCAATCGCCGGGCTTCCGCAGCGATCCCCTCGATGCGATAGCGGACCGAGGTGTTCATCTCCTGGGTCCGCAGCATGTTCGTACTGTCGGTCAGGATGGTGCCGATCGGGGTCCGCAGCTCGTGCGATATGGTGGCGAGCAAGTCACGGAGCTCCTGCTCCGCCTGCTGCAGGAGCTGAACCTGCTGCTCCGTGCGCGCCAGGCGAACGGCGGCCTGGGCAGCGGCCGCCTGGTCCCGGTTGAGGCGAACGAGCTCCGCGTTCGCGTTGCGCAGCTCCGAGGCAAGTGCCTGGGCCCGGATCTGCGCCTGCCGCCGCCGCCCGGCGAGGAAGCCGACCACGCCGGCGGTGCCGAAGAAGATGGCGAGGTTAACGAGATCCTGCTCATCGGCGATCGTCAGAGTCCGCACCGGGGGAACGAAGAAATAGTCGACCAGCAGGAAGCTGACCGCCGCCGCCAGCAGGGCCGGCCAGAGCCCGCGAAGGACAGCGATCACGGCGACCACCGCCATGTAGATGAAGACGTATTCCCGCTGCGACGAGGTTGTCCGGAGCTGGAGCAGGACCGCGGTCAGTGCCACGGGGGCGACGACGGCGGCCAGCGCGACGGCGATCTCTTCCAGCTGGTCCCGCGTGAGCACGACCACAGTGTGGCGCAAGTGGCCAGCGGTTACAGTTAGCGGGCTATGGGGGAGGAATCCGGAGAGCGGCGAACCGGAGGGATCGTCCGGCGTGGCGTGCAGCGGGAGAACGAGGACCGCAAGCTGCTGGAGCGGCCCGAGGGCGCTCCGGAATTCCTCGAAAGTGACCCCTGGCGGGTGCTGCGGATCCAGGCCGAATTCGTTGCGGGCTTCGATGCGCTGGCCACGCTCGGTCCAGCCGTCACCTTCTTCGGTTCGGCGCGCGTCCGCCCGCCCGACCCGATGTATGATGCCGCCCGCGCACTGGCGGCTGAGCTCGCCCGCCGGGGCTTTGCCGTCATCACTGGAGGCGGCCCGGGCACCATGGAAGCCGCCAACAAGGGCGCTCGTGAAGGTGGCGGGCTGTCGGTTGGCCTGAACATCGAGCTGCCCTTCGAGCAGGGCCTCAACGAGTACGTCAACCTGGGGATCGAATTTCACTACTTCTTCGTGCGCAAGACGATGTTCGTCAAGTACGCGGAGGCCTTCGTCATCTTCCCGGGCGGCTTCGGCACGATGGATGAGCTGTTCGAGGCATTGACCTTGATTCAAACCGGAAAGATCGTGCACTTCCCGGTGATCATGTTCGGCTCCGACTACTGGGCCGGGCTGCAGCAGTGGATCCGCGATCGCGTCCTGGCAGAAGGCAAGATCTCGCGCGAGGATCTGGACCTCATGGTCGTCACCGACGACATCCAGCACGCCGCCGACATCGTGCAGCAGTTCTACCAGCGGAAGGTGCTCGAGGCCCAGCCACGAGCCGAACCGAAGAAGAGCGACGCTCAGTGACGGCCTCGATCGAGGTGACGTTTCTCCAGGACGGCGCACAGCCGGCCGACAAAGTCGCAGGAGAACTCGCCGACTTCATCGGCGCCGCGCAGCGCAGTCTCGACATCGCCATCTACGACCTGAACGTGACGGGTGGCCCGGCGGACCAGGTGCGCACCGCTATCAAGGCCGCCGCCGGCCGCAACGTGGCGGTCCGGCTGCTCTATAACGTCGATTTCCCCAACCCGATCCCGGTGCCGCCGCCCTCGCAGTCCGACACGGCCTTCATCGCCAGCCTCGGTGTGCCGACAAAGCCTGTCTCAGGGGTTCCCGACCTGATGCACCACAAATACATCGTGCGCGATGGCGCGACCGATGCGGCAACGGTCTGGACCGGCTCGATGAACTGGACGAACGATTCCTGGACGCGAGAGGAGAACGTGATCCTCAAGATCCCGTCCGCGGCATTGGCGGCCGAGTACGCGAAGAACTTCGGCGAGCTCTGGGAAACGGTTCGGGTCGAAGGAAGCGGGAAGTACGATCTCGCCGGCGTCCCCGTTACCTACCAGGACAGTCCCGTCAAGGCACACGTCTTCTTTGCGCCAGGCCGCGGACGCCAGATGGCACACGTGATCGCCGACCGAATTGCACATGCTCGGCGCCGCATCCGCGTTTGCTCGCCGGTCATCACCGCCGGGGTGGTGCTGGGGACGCTGGGCGACCTAACGCACACCGCGCATCCCGAGTTCAAGGGCGTCTACGACCGCACGCAGATGGCCGAAGTGCTCGGCCAGTGGCGCGTCGACCCGCACGCGGGCTGGAAGGGGCCGGCCTTCCAGGCGGTGAGCACCGCGCTGCCGTTCGCATCTAAGGTCACCACGCCCTACACGCCGACCAGCGTCCATGACTTCATGCACGCCAAGATCACCGTGGTCGACAACACGGTCTTCACCGGCAGCTACAACCTGTCGCACGCCGGCGAGGACAACGCGGAAAATCTACTGGCGCTCGATAGCGCGCCACTGGCGGACCGCTTCGTCGAATTCGTGGACGCGGTCTTTGCGCGTTACGCGCAGACCCCGGCCGCTGCGCCACAATAGGGGTCATGCGGCGGCGTCATCGCGCAGCCCTGGCCGTCGGGTCGCTGCTGTCGTTGGCCGCCCTCCTGGCACCGCTCAGCCAGCTTCCCCAAGAGCGCCTCAGCCTCCACATGCTCGAGGAAATGCTCGTGCTGGCTGTGGTCATCCCGCTGCTCGCCTACGGGGTCAGCCCGCTTCTGGCGGGGCGGGCCGCGTCCCGGATCCACCCGGTCGCCGGCATCGTGGCCCTCAACGTGGTGCTCTTCGGATCACAGCTACCCGCCGTCGTCGACCTCGCCAGCAAAGATCCGGGCTTTCGCGAGGCGATGCAGGCGGGCTTCATGATGGGGGCCTTCCTTTTTTGGTGGCCCGTCGTGCGGCGCGACGGGCTGAGCCCGATGGCCAAAATCGGATATCTGATGGTGGCCGGCGTGCCGCCAACGATCCCTGGCATCACGCTGGCGCTCTCCCACCACCTCTTCTATCAGGCCTATCGTTCGATCGATGACCAGCAGCTAGCCGGCCTGCTGTTGTTTGGCACCGCGAAGTTTGCGCTGGTCGCCGGGACCTTCGTCGTCCTCTGGCGGATCCTCACGCCACAGCCCGAGCCACCGGATCGCGACGACCGGCCATCGCCTGCCGGCGATCTTCCGCCCTCGGCACCGGCCTGGTTGTGGCGGCTCGAGGAAGAACTGCCGGCGGAGGCAGGCCGTCCGCGCCGCCCGGTTCCCGCCGGGCGCTAACGCGCGGTCCTCAATCTAATTCTCACGCAACCGTTACAACGGCCTCAGCGGTAGTTCCGGTAGTCGCTCGTTGTACGCGACGCCATGATTCAGCCGTCCGCCCCCGTCCCAAATCCTTATGCTTCCGCTCCCACGCCGGTGGGTAGTGGGAAAGCGATCTGGTCGCTGTGCCTTGGACTGTTTGGCTTGCTGGCCTGGCTTCTGCCGATCATCGGCTTGCCGACGACCATCACCGGTTTGGTGCTCGGCATCAAGAGCGTCAACGGGCCGCGGAAGGGCATGGCCACCGCAGGGATCGTCCTCTGCATCATCGGCCTGGTGCTCTCCACCGGCAACGCGGCCCTCGGTGCCTACCTGGGCGCCACCGGCCAGCTGCATTATTTTCAGTAAGGCATC is a window encoding:
- the kdpC gene encoding potassium-transporting ATPase subunit KdpC, producing the protein MTGSESIVRSLPSELLRAARLTLVVAVVTGLIYPFVITGVAQLVFHDQANGSLIVKNGQLVGSKLIGQNFTDPKYFFGRPSATANISDATKSDPYNTQNSAGSNLAPSNKVLIDRVSKAVGQIRKENDLPTGSLVPVDLVTTDFSGFDPDITEAGALTQVNHVATARNLDAAKVRALVEKYVQGRSFGVFGEPHVNVLALNMALDNGEAG
- a CDS encoding ATP-binding protein, whose translation is MRHTVVVLTRDQLEEIAVALAAVVAPVALTAVLLQLRTTSSQREYVFIYMAVVAVIAVLRGLWPALLAAAVSFLLVDYFFVPPVRTLTIADEQDLVNLAIFFGTAGVVGFLAGRRRQAQIRAQALASELRNANAELVRLNRDQAAAAQAAVRLARTEQQVQLLQQAEQELRDLLATISHELRTPIGTILTDSTNMLRTQEMNTSVRYRIEGIAAEARRLNRLLADMLSLARIESGALHLTLEPVQVGDAVAAAAERLKRAAPDRTVEWDPKQAGVSVLADWDSLGQIFDNLLDNANRFAPAGTPIAVQVAQEAPGQITIRVIDRGPGVPAAMRERLFNRFVKGPSSTGDGTGLGLAITRGLVEAHAGNIALEDGQPGETTFRFTLPEP
- a CDS encoding TIGR00730 family Rossman fold protein encodes the protein MGEESGERRTGGIVRRGVQRENEDRKLLERPEGAPEFLESDPWRVLRIQAEFVAGFDALATLGPAVTFFGSARVRPPDPMYDAARALAAELARRGFAVITGGGPGTMEAANKGAREGGGLSVGLNIELPFEQGLNEYVNLGIEFHYFFVRKTMFVKYAEAFVIFPGGFGTMDELFEALTLIQTGKIVHFPVIMFGSDYWAGLQQWIRDRVLAEGKISREDLDLMVVTDDIQHAADIVQQFYQRKVLEAQPRAEPKKSDAQ
- a CDS encoding phospholipase D-like domain-containing protein, yielding MTASIEVTFLQDGAQPADKVAGELADFIGAAQRSLDIAIYDLNVTGGPADQVRTAIKAAAGRNVAVRLLYNVDFPNPIPVPPPSQSDTAFIASLGVPTKPVSGVPDLMHHKYIVRDGATDAATVWTGSMNWTNDSWTREENVILKIPSAALAAEYAKNFGELWETVRVEGSGKYDLAGVPVTYQDSPVKAHVFFAPGRGRQMAHVIADRIAHARRRIRVCSPVITAGVVLGTLGDLTHTAHPEFKGVYDRTQMAEVLGQWRVDPHAGWKGPAFQAVSTALPFASKVTTPYTPTSVHDFMHAKITVVDNTVFTGSYNLSHAGEDNAENLLALDSAPLADRFVEFVDAVFARYAQTPAAAPQ
- a CDS encoding cytochrome c oxidase assembly protein gives rise to the protein MRRRHRAALAVGSLLSLAALLAPLSQLPQERLSLHMLEEMLVLAVVIPLLAYGVSPLLAGRAASRIHPVAGIVALNVVLFGSQLPAVVDLASKDPGFREAMQAGFMMGAFLFWWPVVRRDGLSPMAKIGYLMVAGVPPTIPGITLALSHHLFYQAYRSIDDQQLAGLLLFGTAKFALVAGTFVVLWRILTPQPEPPDRDDRPSPAGDLPPSAPAWLWRLEEELPAEAGRPRRPVPAGR